One genomic region from Acidobacteriota bacterium encodes:
- the alr gene encoding alanine racemase, giving the protein MVRLREDASRRFRPTRVELDASALSHNIARMRNRLPPGSRLVVVVKANAYGHGAIETARVAEREGVAMLAVAILEEAIILREAEIRLPILCFGPIGIDGTREAVDRDITPGITGLENLNAVASAASSLGKSVGVHLKLDSGMGRMGLVDEDLEPAAALILDTESVRVEGIYTHFSNASTPEDPLNEEQQRRFGEMVAKLAKLGIEAPLHHTANSAAAEAGLVRDGDWARCGIALYGGNPMDDNREMDLLPVMRWITAIARVKWLDEGEVVGYGKAYVTSRRTRVATLPVGYADGYHRALSGRSRVLVHGQSAPVIGRVSMDLITIDVTDIEGATTGDEVVLLGRQGDAVITAEELAGLAGTINYEIFTSVSSRVPRVWNLPR; this is encoded by the coding sequence ATGGTCAGACTGAGGGAAGACGCGTCGCGGCGATTCCGCCCGACGAGGGTGGAGCTCGATGCGTCCGCGCTGTCTCACAACATCGCGAGGATGAGGAACCGGCTTCCGCCCGGATCCAGACTCGTGGTGGTCGTCAAGGCGAACGCCTACGGTCACGGGGCGATCGAGACTGCCCGTGTCGCCGAGAGGGAAGGCGTCGCGATGCTCGCCGTTGCGATTCTCGAGGAAGCGATTATTCTGCGGGAGGCTGAAATCCGCCTTCCGATCCTATGCTTCGGGCCAATCGGAATCGATGGCACCCGGGAGGCCGTCGACCGGGACATCACGCCCGGAATCACCGGACTCGAAAATCTCAATGCGGTCGCAAGCGCAGCCTCGAGTCTGGGGAAGTCGGTCGGAGTCCATCTGAAGCTCGATTCGGGTATGGGGAGGATGGGTCTCGTCGACGAGGATCTGGAGCCCGCGGCTGCCCTGATTCTCGATACGGAGTCGGTGCGCGTCGAAGGGATCTACACGCATTTTTCGAACGCTTCGACACCAGAGGACCCCTTGAATGAGGAGCAGCAACGGAGGTTCGGCGAGATGGTCGCGAAGCTGGCGAAGCTCGGAATCGAGGCTCCGCTGCATCATACGGCCAACAGCGCGGCAGCCGAGGCGGGACTGGTTCGCGATGGAGACTGGGCGCGCTGCGGCATCGCGCTGTACGGCGGCAATCCGATGGATGACAATCGCGAAATGGATCTTCTGCCGGTGATGCGCTGGATCACTGCAATCGCACGTGTCAAATGGCTCGATGAGGGCGAAGTGGTCGGGTACGGCAAGGCATACGTGACCTCGCGCAGGACGCGCGTCGCCACGCTGCCGGTCGGCTACGCGGACGGGTACCACCGCGCGCTTTCCGGACGGTCGCGCGTGCTCGTCCACGGCCAGAGCGCACCGGTGATCGGTCGCGTCTCGATGGATCTGATCACCATTGACGTCACCGACATCGAGGGAGCCACGACGGGAGACGAGGTCGTTCTCCTCGGACGACAGGGGGACGCGGTCATCACTGCCGAAGAGCTCGCCGGACTCGCGGGTACGATCAACTACGAAATCTTCACCTCTGTATCATCCAGAGTTCCGCGAGTGTGGAACCTTCCCCGATAG
- a CDS encoding enoyl-CoA hydratase/isomerase family protein translates to MTEFIRSEIDGGIATVTLNRPGKLNSFTGSMRQDLAEALRTLEEGKSKIRVVILTGEGRGFSAGGDVDTMSELQERRDVVGFTRLLNAGMEVVTTIRDSPLIFIAAVNGVAAGAGLNLALACDYRIASDASSFGSTFVRIGMHPDWGGTWLLPRLIGTSRALELMLTGRIVDPTEAMDLGLVDRVVPAADLMEEARKLATAIAEGPPIPVRDIKQAVYEAFRNDLRMQIRLETENQLRAFLSDDAREGMEGFREKRKPEFRGE, encoded by the coding sequence ATGACCGAATTCATTCGAAGCGAAATCGACGGCGGCATTGCGACCGTCACACTCAACCGTCCGGGGAAGCTGAACTCGTTCACTGGCTCGATGCGACAGGATCTGGCCGAGGCGCTGCGAACTCTGGAAGAGGGGAAGTCGAAGATCCGAGTCGTCATCCTGACCGGCGAGGGGCGGGGTTTTTCCGCCGGAGGTGACGTCGACACGATGAGCGAGCTCCAGGAGCGCCGCGACGTGGTCGGCTTCACCAGGCTGCTCAACGCCGGCATGGAAGTCGTGACGACGATTCGGGACTCGCCGCTGATCTTCATCGCTGCCGTCAACGGTGTCGCCGCGGGGGCCGGGCTCAATCTCGCGCTTGCCTGCGATTACAGGATCGCCTCGGATGCGTCCAGTTTCGGTTCGACCTTCGTCAGGATCGGCATGCACCCCGACTGGGGCGGAACCTGGCTTCTGCCGCGGCTGATCGGCACGAGCCGGGCGCTCGAGCTGATGCTGACCGGACGGATTGTGGATCCGACCGAAGCAATGGATCTCGGACTGGTCGACAGGGTCGTCCCCGCCGCAGATCTGATGGAAGAAGCGAGGAAGCTCGCCACAGCGATCGCAGAGGGTCCTCCGATTCCCGTTCGCGACATCAAGCAGGCGGTTTACGAAGCATTCCGCAACGATCTCCGGATGCAGATTCGTCTCGAGACCGAAAACCAGCTCCGCGCTTTTCTCTCCGACGACGCACGTGAAGGGATGGAAGGCTTCCGTGAAAAGCGCAAGCCGGAGTTCCGTGGTGAGTGA